The genomic region GCTTGGCTCTCTGATTAAGTCAGGCTTTGACTACATTCAGTCAGGCTCTTGGTGGATCACTCTGATCCCGGGTGCCGTTCTCGTGGTGCTGGTGCTGTCAATCAATCTGCTCGGCGATTGGCTGCGTGATGTCATGAACCCACGACTCTACAAAGGCTGAGGACACCATGGCACTACTTGAAGTCAACAATCTCGATGTACGCTTTGCACTACGTCAGGGTGACGTACACGCCCTACGCGATATCTGTTTCAGCCTTGAGCGCGGTGAGCGCCTGGGTATTGTCGGCGAGTCCGGCGCGGGCAAGTCGGTTGCCGCGTTTTCGCTGCTCAACTTAATTGCCAAGCCGGGCTTTATCGCTGGTGGCACGGTGACGTTTGACGGTCAGGTGCTTAACCACATGTCCGAACGCGGTCTGCGTAAAGTACGCGGCAATCGCATTTCGATGATTTTCCAAGACCCAATGATGACCCTGAACCCGGTGCTCTCCATTGGTGAACAAATGGTTGAGTGCTTAAAGGCACACCGGCGCATTTCTTCCAAAGAGGCTCGCGCCATCGCCTTGGACAAACTGCGTCAGGTGCAAATCCCCTCCCCCGATACGCGTCTGGATCAGTACCCTCATGAGCTTTCCGGCGGGATGCGCCAGCGCATTATTATCGCCATCGCGCTGTTGCTCGACCCAGACATTATCATTGCCGACGAGCCCACTACGGCGCTCGATGTGACTATTCAAGCGGAAATCATGGCGCTGCTGCTGGAACTCTGC from Halomonas sp. 7T harbors:
- a CDS encoding ABC transporter ATP-binding protein, whose amino-acid sequence is MALLEVNNLDVRFALRQGDVHALRDICFSLERGERLGIVGESGAGKSVAAFSLLNLIAKPGFIAGGTVTFDGQVLNHMSERGLRKVRGNRISMIFQDPMMTLNPVLSIGEQMVECLKAHRRISSKEARAIALDKLRQVQIPSPDTRLDQYPHELSGGMRQRIIIAIALLLDPDIIIADEPTTALDVTIQAEIMALLLELCEQHNVGLILITHDLGVVSQVTQRMLVMYAGRVIEQGPTREIINDPQHPYTQGLINALPQMATPGEKLNQIRGSMPSLSNLPSGCAFHPRCDFINRADGQPRPACTQQVPEFVESGNCRVACHMVAEMLEDRRLKEDSQ